The sequence CAATGTCAAGTTCTCCACATTGGCACCCAACGTGTAGGCAATACTTGATAATACGGTATCTATGCCTTCACCTGCATTTTCTATAACAGCATCACCAATATTGTCTACTACATAGGTATCATTTCCCAGACCGCCAATCATCGTATCCGCACCGAAGCCACCGTCTAGAGTATTATTGCCACTGTTACCTGTTAGAACATTATTAACTTCATTACCAGTACCGTTAATATTACCAGTACCATAAAGAATTAGGTTCTCAAGATTGGCTCCTAAGGTATAGGTAGTAAGATTGGAATACACCGTGTCCGTTCCTTCACCTGCATTTTCTACGATCACATCGCCTACATCGTCTACCACATAGGCATCATTTCCCTGACCGCCAATCATCGTATCTGCACCCAAGCCACCAGCCAGAACGTTATTGCCGCTATTACCAGTGATGACGTTATTGAGGTCATTACCGACACCATTAATGTTGGCTGTACCGGTTAATGTCAAGTTCTCCACATTGGCCCCCAACGTGTAGGCAATACTTGACAATACGGTATCTATGCCTTCACCTGCATTTTCTACAACAGCATCACCAATATTGTCTACTACATAGGTATCATTTCCCAGACCGCCTATCATAGTATCCGCACCTAAACCACCGTCTAGTATATCATCACCAGCCTCACCACTCAGAACATTATTGCTACTGTTACCCGTGATGACGTTATTGAGGCCATTGCCAATACCATTAATATTACCAGTACCATAAAGAATTAGGTTCTCAAGATTGGATCCCAAGGTATAGCTGGCAAGATTCGAATACACCGTATCCGTTCCTTCACCTGCATTTTCTACGATCACGTCACCTATATTGTCTACCACATAGGTATCATTCCCTTGACCGCCAATCATAGTATCCGCACCCAAACCGCCGGCCAGAACATTATTGCCGCTGTTACCTGTGATGACATTATTCAAGTCATTGCCGACACCATTAATATTAGCTGTACCAGTCAATGTCAAGTTCTCCACATTGGCACCCAACGTGTAGGCAATACTTGATAATACGGTATCTATGCCTTCACCTGCATTTTCTATAACAGCATCACCAATATTGTCTACTACATAGGTATCATTTCCCAGACCGCCAATCATCGTATCCGCAC comes from Pelosinus sp. IPA-1 and encodes:
- a CDS encoding calcium-binding protein, encoding ADTMIGGLGNDTYVVDNIGDAVIENAGEGIDTVLSSIAYTLGANVENLTLTGTANINGVGNDLNNVITGNSGNNVLAGGLGADTMIGGQGNDTYVVDNIGDVIVENAGEGTDTVYSNLASYTLGSNLENLILYGTGNINGIGNGLNNVITGNSSNNVLSGEAGDDILDGGLGADTMIGGLGNDTYVVDNIGDAVVENAGEGIDTVLSSIAYTLGANVENLTLTGTANINGVGNDLNNVITGNSGNNVLAGGLGADTMIGGQGNDAYVVDDVGDVIVENAGEGTDTVYSNLTTYTLGANLENLILYGTGNINGTGNEVNNVLTGNSGNNTLDGGFGADTMIGGLGNDTYVVDNIGDAVIENAGEGIDTVLSSIAYTLGANVENLTL